Proteins encoded within one genomic window of Trichoderma asperellum chromosome 2, complete sequence:
- a CDS encoding uncharacterized protein (EggNog:ENOG41~SECRETED:SignalP(1-19)), translating into MQLKNVLTGLVGLAVLADAASIERRSPFGRTLERRRGGNRGGNQGNNGNNGGNQGGNQGGNQGGNQGGNTNNAGSGSLTLDSNLVQTGSQQNGNNPGGEGQAASATDNTNFINFCQGKTLTNGAQVKTGSCNGIPMGNIPSVNNMVSSVFVNPQNGDTIASNKTFNIQVQMINFAPGTFTNATSTYYSAPQDVDGSGNIIGHTHVTVQTTGNSQNPTQPLDPQKFVFFKGINDAGNGQGLLSATVTDGLPAGNYRLCSMSAAANHQPVLMPVAQRGAQDDCVRFTVSDNGNNGNNNGNNGNNNGNNGNNNGNNGNNNGNNGNNNGNNGNNNGQNGNNNGQNGNNANNNGQNGQGQNNGQNGQGQNGASSTNNAGTGSVQTGQNGQNGQNGQGQNGQGQNNGQTGQNGQNGQKGQGGEGRGRGGRKGGKGGKGKNAEAATSVAAGNAAAATSAVSNAASGAGGATAGTALGGIAAPPVTQSGNTDRPFEVQGNTFTTKAAASQRACDIQNNLCANAVNSKAINGVSVGDCNNQIPACVAALSASS; encoded by the exons ATGCAACTTAAGAATGTTCTTACCGGCCTTGTCGGCCTCGCTGTTCTGGCTGACGCTGCTTCCATCGAGCGCCGATCTCCATTTGGCCGCACTTTAGAACGACGCCGTGGTGGTAACAGGGGTGGTAATCAGGGCAACAATGGCAACAACGGTGGTAACCAAGGCGGTAACCAAGGCGGTAACCAGGGCGGTAACCAGGGCGGTAACACAAACAATGCCGGCAGCGGTAGCTTGACGCTGGACTCCAACCTTGTTCAGACTGGTTCCCAGCAGAATGGTAACAACCCTGGTGGCGAGGGCCAGGCTGCCTCAGCTAC TGACAATACCAACTTCATCAACTTTTGTCAGGGCAAGACTCTCACCAACGGTGCGCAAGTCAAGACTGGCTCTTGCAACGGTATCCCCATGGGTAACATTCCTTCCGTCAACAACATGGTTTCATCTGTTTTCGTGAACCCCCAGAACGGTGACACCATTGCCTCCAATAAGACTTTCAATATCCAGGTGCAAATGATCAACTTTGCCCCTGGTACTTTCACCAACGCCACCAGCACATACTACTCGGCTCCTCAGGATGTTGATGGAAGCGGTAACATTATTGGCCACACCCACGTTACTGTCCAGACCACTGGCAACTCCCAGAACCCTACTCAGCCCCTTGACCCTCAGAAgtttgtcttcttcaaggGTATCAACGATGCTGGTAACGGCCAGGGTCTGCTTTCTGCCACTGTTACCGATGGTCTGCCTGCCGGTAACTACCGTCTCTGCTCcatgtctgctgctgccaaccaCCAGCCTGTGCTGATGCCTGTGGCTCAGCGTGGTGCTCAGGATGACTGTGTCCGCTTCACTGTTAGCGACAACGGCAACAATGGTaacaacaacggcaacaacggcaacaacaacggcaacaacggcaacaacaacggcaacaacggcaacaacaacggcaacaacggcaacaacaacggcaacaacggcaacaacaacggcCAgaacggcaacaacaacggcCAGAACGGCAACAATGCCAACAACAACGGTCAGAACGGTCAGGGCCAGAACAATGGTCAGAACGGTCAGGGTCAAAACGGTGCTAGTTCCACAAACAACGCCGGCACTGGCAGCGTTCAAACTGGACAGAACGGTCAGAATGGTCAGAACGGTCAGGGCCAGAACGGCCAGGGCCAGAACAACGGACAGACTGGACAGAACGGTCAGAACGGTCAGAAAGGACAGGGCGGTGAGGGCCGTGGCCGAGGTGGACGCAAGGGTGGCAAGGgtggcaagggcaagaatGCTGAGGCTGCTACCAGCGTCGCTGCTggaaatgctgctgctgctacttctGCTGTTTCCAATGCTGCCTCTGGAGCCGGTGGTGCCACTGCTGGAACTGCTCTGGGAGGCATTGCTGCTCCCCCCGTCACCCAGTCTGGCAACACTGACAGACCTTTTGAGGTTCAGGGCAACACTTTCACgaccaaggctgctgccagccaaaGAGCCTGTGACATTCAGAACAACTTGTGCGCCAATGCTGTGAACAGCAAGGCAATCAACGGCGTTTCTGTCGGTGACTGCAACAACCAGATCCCTGCTTGCGTTGCTGCTctttcagcatcatcatga
- a CDS encoding uncharacterized protein (EggNog:ENOG41) yields the protein MQILVSSELLIRLDAITDGEEYGAAHFRAIDVVQFERAANASVKWSLLLARSWLNNIEILREDYGSLAARPEPRRGSSGAAPGWLASLASKISFHDQHKHGNRPPSPPHFYTIRGRYGQRQVEGLTHFARKLMWPGIDGYERRISEKVQRLAAPSSLLQPPTPTPYKKEPEQDSYFGAWDVTCQRGHHKERARARRRRMAAALHESGWLSKSYVFGLMMPGDAVSHFLMATLLENDSEALSRIGSFANLSSGFVYHDKSFWSTSCIVGRVLAAGKGSAECMGWISTDIIPEGVTEGWISIDVHDVASDLSQLGKKARIWGKKRVERESYILGNGNEESISPADFIIPHENNYTPAPPGVFVELQSLELDTPVAECVHPTPLAEIIVTPIHENHRAPDLLSYPAKINFFVSIEGEKTETVTFSLLYDINFVTAHPCSPSSRVRVLKSPSSPTLQQIDFTGSNTLGAGSRSMYRAGHPLHKYYNYTVIHISELLRRRDAELSDLLTPPGGQAAQNQVLVVDCITNFSSVPQSPVADRSESPGSSPIERKGSFSAAAKMHFESRKRQFGSDMEILIRALCSQKGWNAIISRRKRGCLACAIREAGALGWKLIIRVP from the exons ATGCAGATTTTGGTTTCTTCCGAGTTGCTCATCCGCCTGGACGCAATTACTGACGGTGAGGAGTATGGAGCGGCCCATTTCAGAGCCATTGACGTTGTTCAGTTCGAGAGGGCCGCAAACGCTTCTGTGAAATGGTCTCTGCTTTTGGCTCGTAGCTGGCTGAATAACATTGAAATCTTGCGAGAGGACTATGGCTCTTTAGCAGCACGGCCGGAACCTCGTCGTGGAAGCAGCGGCGCTGCTCCCGGCTGGCTGGCGTCTCTGGCCAGCAAGATTTCTTTCCACGACCAACACAAGCATGGAAACCGACCCCCATCACCACCTCATTTTTACACCATTCGAGGGAGATACGGCCAACGCCAGGTCGAGGGCCTAACTCACTTTGCGCGAAAACTCATGTGGCCAGGCATCGACGGCTACGAGAGACGTATATCGGAAAAGGTACAGAGGTTGGCTGCGCCGTCGTCATTGCTGCAGCCCCCGACGCCGACGCCCTACAAGAAAGAGCCCGAGCAGGATTCGTATTTTGGGGCCTGGGATGTTACGTGCCAGCGCGGACATCACAAGGAGCGAGCCCGGGCTAGGCGGCGTCGAATGGCGGCAGCGCTCCACGAGTCTGGCTGGCTTTCCAAGTCCTATGTCTTTGGGCTCATGATGCCTGGGGATGCTGTGAGCCACTTTTTGATGGCAACTCTGCTTGAGAACGACAGCGAGGCTCTTTCGCGAATAGGGTCGTTTGCCAATTTGAGCAGCGGCTTCGTCTACCACGATAAGAGTTTCTGGAGTACATCTTGCATTGTCGGTAGAGTTCTAGCCGCTGGCAAAGGATCTGCCGAATGTATGGGGTGGATTTCGACAGATATCATCCCCGAGGGAGTGACCGAGGGGTGGATCAGTATTGATGTTCATGATGTTGCCT CCGACCTTTCGCAGCTGGGGAAGAAGGCTAGAATTTGGGGCAAGAAACGAGTCGAGCGCGAGTCTTATATCCTTGGTAACGGCAATGAAGAGTCGATTTCTCCCGCAGACTTTATAATCCCTCACGAGAACAACTACACACCCGCTCCGCCGGGCGTGTTTGTCGAACTACAGTCGCTGGAGCTCGATACGCCAGTGGCAGAGTGTGTCCATCCGACACCTCTCGCGGAGATTATCGTGACCCCCATTCACGAGAACCACAGGGCTCCGGATCTGTTGTCGTATCCTGCCAAGATCAACTTTTTTGTGTCAATCGAGGGAGAGAAGACTGAGACGGTTACCTTTTCGCTGCTGTACGACATTAACTTTGTCACCGCACACCCGTGCTCCCCGTCTTCACGGGTCAGGGTCCTCAAGTCTCCTTCCAGCCCGACGCTGCAGCAGATTGACTTTACCGGCTCCAACACGCTGGGCGCCGGGTCTCGGTCGATGTATCGAGCAG GCCACCCACTGCacaaatattataattacacAGTTATCCACATCTCGGAGCTTTTGCGAAGACGAGATGCCGAGCTATCGGACCTCCTTACACCCCCTGGCGGGCAAGCCGCTCAGAATCAAGTGCTGGTGGTTGATTGCATTACCAATTTCTCTTCGGTGCCGCAGTCACCAGTTGCCGACCGCTCGGAGTCGCCTGGCTCTTCGCCTATTGAGCGTAAGGGAAGCTTCTCAGCAGCGGCGAAGATGCACTTTGAATCTCGAAAACGGCAGTTTGGCTCCGACATGGAGATCCTCATCCGGGCTCTGTGCTCTCAGAAAGGATGGAATGCCATCATTAGCAGGAGGAAGCGGGGATGTCTAGCCTGCGCAATCCGCGAGGCCGGTGCTCTGGGTTGGAAACTTATTATCAGAGTACCATGA
- a CDS encoding uncharacterized protein (EggNog:ENOG41~SECRETED:SignalP(1-19)), which translates to MQTAFFFALLSTAVSFAAASIVITPVFEDQIVQKQPGDCFFGVVTPQGCAPQRG; encoded by the exons ATGCAgacggccttcttcttcgccctgCTTTCAACGGCAGTCTCCTTCGCCGCAGCCAGCATCGTCATCACGCCGGTGTTTGAGGACCAGATTGTGCAGAAGCAGCCTGGAGATTGCTTCTTCGGTGTGGTGACACCTCAGGGATGCGC acCCCAGAGAGGATGA
- a CDS encoding uncharacterized protein (BUSCO:EOG092D2GZ4), producing MGSSAKKKKEKKKDFQKPKYKVGKTAPKASNFTDTSFKSRAIVMNQQSLSTAAPDVVQQFKHNLSLASSSKNDKQRRDALAYLTSQLSSQPPVNPVGTNNILSKVLPLISDRSTPARSQLLKLLQALPKDEAKHSTREAITFIRAGMTHLSADISNDSLGFLEWLLDVADDDLVGIPGGWFKTLTTFCVIMGWSPSSSAAGWTSAPRTGPQAKGAQVLARQMSLLSRFIQIGMKPVIPVIPSRQDYWDNLYRIPRDPHAFEYLNLFGGTRDEANEMHTTREARQEVLSRKFLDPISKGIERAKKEGGAVGRAATELDQVLTDRMRDYTASELITDQYLLDLW from the exons ATGGGTTCCAgcgccaaaaagaagaaggagaagaagaaggattttCAG AAACCCAAGTATAAAGTAGGCAAAACTGCTCCCAAGGCTTCGAACTTCACAGATACCAGCTTCAAATCCAGAG CAATTGTAATGAACCAGCAGTCATTATCAACTGCTGCTCCAGACGTTGTTCAACAATTCAAGCATAATCTTTCTCTAGCTTCATCCTCAAAGAATGATAAACAGCGCCGCGATGCCTTGGCTTACCTCACCAGCCAACTCTCCTCACAACCTCCAGTCAACCCCGTTGGGACGAACAACATCCTCTCCAAAGTTCTCCCTCTCATCTCAGATAGATCAACACCAGCTCGGAGCCAGCTGCTAAAGCTCCTTCAAGCACTTCCAAAAGACGAAGCAAAGCACAGCACTAGGGAAGCCATCACATTCATTCGCGCTGGCATGACCCATCTCTCGGCTGATATTAGCAACGATTCACTTGGATTTTTGGAGTGGCTTCTTGATGTGGCTGATGACGACCTTGTCGGCATCCCTGGTGGATGGTTCAAAACTTTGACCACATTCTGCGTTATTATGGGCTggtctccatcatcatcagcggcCGGATGGACATCGGCTCCAAGGACGGGACCTCAAGCAAAGGGCGCCCAGGTCCTCGCACGCCAGATGTCATTATTGTCCAGGTTCATCCAGATAGGGATGAAGCCGGTTATCCCTGTTATTCCCAGTCGTCAAGATTACTGGGACAACCTTTACAGAATACCTCGCGATCCACATGCCTTTGAATACCTGAACCTCTTTGGAGGGACGCGAGACGAAGCGAACGAGATGCACACAACTCGAGAAGCAAGGCAGGAAGTTTTATCCCGGAAGTTCTTGGATCCCATTTCAAAGGGTATCGAGAGAGCGAAGAAGGAGGGCGGAGCAGTAGGTAGAGCAGCTACTGAACTTGATCAAGTATTGACGGATAGGATGCGAGACTATACTGCTTCAGAACTGATCACTGACCAATACTTATTGGATCTGTGGTAA
- a CDS encoding uncharacterized protein (TransMembrane:2 (i58-76o88-110i)), producing the protein MEPHPFMKVDGFPVLFLELRRHYSKSLVVPASRCLVSTPYLRFALTPMALASRSYNGLASPSVVSLSLLLILQPFIFLNPLSDLVVRLLFRSFSSFLVSVTLLFLSFRLWSGTNP; encoded by the coding sequence ATGGAACCGCACCCGTTCATGAAAGTGGATGGCTTCCCCGTTCTGTTTCTGGAACTGAGGCGCCACTATTCCAAATCCCTAGTCGTGCCGGCTTCCCGATGTCTTGTTTCGACTCCGTATCTGCGGTTTGCATTGACGCCAATGGCCTTGGCGTCTCGAAGCTATAATGGCCTCGCTTCCCCCTCtgttgtttctctttctcttctcctcatcctccaacCATTCATTTTCCTTAATCCTTTAAGCGACCTGGTCGTTCGCCTTCTCTTTCGttcattctcttctttccttgtgTCTGTGacacttctttttctctcttttcgacTCTGGTCTGGTACCAATCCCTAA
- a CDS encoding uncharacterized protein (EggNog:ENOG41~SECRETED:SignalP(1-19)): MKLSNAVAFSLVSLPGAMAWGGLGHVTTAYIASNFVANTTEAYLKQLLGSQDADYMAKVASWADSIRYTKWGRFTSTFHFIDAHDSPPEDCNVDFERDCKETGCVITALANYTKQSVDPSLPAWRRAQAAKFVIHFVGDLHQPLHNEDVARGGNGIHVLWNGREFNLHHVWDSSITEKWLGMRGRKPYRWAEKWSKDLTEKINSGIYADEKGDWLADLDFSNPEETALAWSRECNKLVCQYVFPEGPKAIAGQELSGEYYEKAAPVLEKQVARAGYRMAAWLDKIVDQYLKLEASYTGELPTEDYIEEPLDEFMEEPIGEL; this comes from the exons ATGAAGCTCTCAAATGCGGTGGCCTTCAGTCTCGTCTCCTTGCCAGGGGCCATGGCTTGGGGAG GTCTGGGCCACGTAACGACAGCCTATATTGCAAGCAACTTCGTCGCCAACACGACCGAAGCCTACCTAAAGCAGCTCCTTGGCAGCCAAGATGCCGATTACATGGCCAAGGTGGCCTCCTGGGCCGACTCGATCAGATACACAAAATGGGGCAGATTCACAAGCACGTTCCATTTCATCGATGCGCACGACAGCCCTCCCGAGGACTGCAATGTCGACTTTGAGCGCGACTGCAAAGAGACCGGCTGCGTCATCACCGCTCTGGCCAACTACACCAAACAGTCCGTCGACCCGTCACTACCCGCGTGGCGCCGAGCGCAGGCAGCCAAGTTTGTCATTCACTTCGTCGGCGATCTGCACCAGCCGCTACACAACGAGGACGTCGCAAGAGGTGGAAACGGGATCCACGTGTTGTGGAATGGACGTGAATTCAATCTGCATCACGTTTGGGACAGCTCCATTACGGAGAAGTGGCTTGGCATGCGTGGGAGAAAGCCATATCGTTGGGCGGAGAAGTGGTCTAAAGATCTCACAGAGAAGATCAATAGCGGCATATACGCAGACGAAAAGGGCGATTGGCTAGCAGACTTGGACTTTAGCAACCCGGAGGAGACGGCATTGGCTTGGTCACGAGAATGTAACAAACTTGTGTGCCAGTATG TCTTCCCCGAGGGTCCCAAGGCCATTGCTGGCCAAGAGCTGAGCGGCGAGTACTACGAAAAGGCAGCCCCAGTGCTTGAAAAGCAAGTCGCCCGTGCCGGATACCGAATGGCAGCTTGGTTGGACAAGATTGTCGACCAATATCTAAAGTTGGAGGCAAGCTACACAGGAGAGCTACCCACCGAAGACTACATTGAAGAGCCTTTGGATGAATTTATGGAGGAGCCTATTGGAGAGCTATAA
- a CDS encoding uncharacterized protein (TransMembrane:1 (n4-12c20/21o30-55i)~EggNog:ENOG41), translated as MERLVGQLASFAGGPSSHLGSQLDISPVFLQASFVLLASLLCGLIVRAGAAFAYASWESDSRWYLVYPPTLPDKGTTVKQTGIRIPGSSAIQCYAPATGQFLGAVEATTEDGIDKAIAAAAEVQKKWANTTFEQRKAVLRSLLKYVMDNAEQICNIAGLDSGKTMVDAQLGEILVTVEKIQWTLTHGEKALRPSRRPTNLLMAYKRNTVHYEPLGVVAALVSWNYPFHNLMGPIISAIFSGNGIVVKVSEQTAWSSSYFLDIARGALSVHGHDPELVQMVACWPETAGHLTSHPGISHITFIGSQTVAHHVAASAAKSLTPVVAELGGKDPFIVLESAGGRKDGDLPRIRDIILRGTFQAAGQNCIGIERVISSGAVYDRLIEMLEPRVKAIRLGPDADMGAMISDASFTRLEELIAEAVSQGARLLAGGKRYAHPDHPKGHYFQPTLLVDVTPSMRIAQNECFAPVLTMLRAKSSSAEDILAVANAPDFGLGASVHGSERDPALQPIVRGLKAGMVAVNDFAAYYAVQLPFGGVAGSGYGRFAGEEGLRGLCNIKAVCEDRFGWLGVKTAIPPPVQYPIASQDRSWRFTQGVVEVGYGASARKFAGVTKILKNM; from the exons ATGGAGCGTCTCGTGGGGCAGCTGGCTTCGTTTGCAGGCGGCCCGAGCAGCCACTTGGGCTCCCAGCTTGATATTTC ACCTGTTTTCCTCCAAGCCTCCTTCGTCCTTCTCGCTTCTCTCCTTTGCGGCCTCATCGTCCGAGCAGGCGCCGCCTTCGCTTATGCGTCCTGGGAGTCCGATTCCCGATGGTACCTCGTGTATCCGCCAACGCTGCCCGACAAGGGAACGACCGTCAAGCAGACCGGCATAAGGATCCCCGGAAGCTCAGCCATTCAATGCTACGCGCCCGCTACGGGACAGTTCCTCGGCGCCGTCGAAGCCACCACCGAAGATGGCATCGACAAGGCAATTGCTGCCGCGGCAGAGGTGCAAAAGAAATGGGCCAATACGACCTTTGAGCAGCGCAAAGCCGTGCTGCGGTCGCTCTTGAAGTATGTCATGGACAATGCCGAGCAGATTTGCAACATCGCCGGCCTGGACAGCGGCAAGACCATGGTGGACGCCCAGCTGGGTGAGATCCTCGTCACCGTCGAGAAGATCCAGTGGACGCTCACCCACGGCGAAAAGGCCCTCCGACCGTCCCGCAGACCGACCAACCTGCTCATGGCATATAAACGCAACACGGTGCACTACGAGCCTCTGGGCGTGGTGGCCGCGCTGGTCAGCTGGAACTATCCCTTCCACAACCTGATGGGCCCCATCATCAGCGCGATATTCAGCGGCAACGGCATCGTGGTCAAGGTGTCTGAACAGACGGCCTGGTCAAGCAGCTACTTCCTCGACATCGCCCGCGGCGCCCTCAGCGTCCACGGCCACGACCCCGAGCTTGTTCAGATGGTGGCTTGCTGGCCGGAGACTGCTGGCCACTTGACGTCTCACCCTGGCATCAGCCACATCACCTTCATCGGCTCTCAGACCGTCGCCCACCACGTtgccgccagcgccgccaagAGCCTCACGCCCGTCGTCGCCGAGCTGGGAGGCAAAGATCCCTTCATTGTTCTCGAGTCCGCCGGAGGCAGGAAAGACGGCGACCTCCCTCGTATCCGCGACATCATCCTCAGGGGCACCTTTCAAGCTGCCGGCCAGAACTGCATCGGCATTGAACGTGTCATCTCCTCAGGCGCCGTCTACGACCGTCTCATCGAAATGCTAGAGCCCCGTGTCAAGGCCATCCGCCTCGGCCCCGATGCAGACATGGGCGCCATGATCTCCGACGCCTCCTTCACCCGCCTCGAAGAGCTCATCGCAGAGGCCGTCTCTCAGGGCGCCCGCCTCCTCGCCGGTGGCAAACGCTACGCCCACCCAGACCACCCCAAAGGCCACTACTTCCAGCCCACGCTCCTTGTCGACGTCACCCCCTCCATGCGCATCGCCCAGAACGAATGCTTCGCCCCCGTCCTCACCATGCTGCGTGCAAAGTCCTCCTCCGCAGAGGACATCCTCGCCGTCGCCAACGCCCCCGACTTCGGCCTCGGTGCCTCCGTCCACGGCTCAGAGCGCGATCCCGCCCTGCAGCCCATCGTCCGCGGTCTCAAGGCCGGCATGGTCGCCGTCAACGACTTCGCCGCCTACTACGCCGTCCAGCTCCCCTTTGGCGGCGTCGCTGGCTCTGGCTACGGCCGCTTCGCGGGCGAGGAAGGACTCCGCGGCCTGTGCAACATCAAGGCCGTCTGCGAGGACCGCTTCGGCTGGCTGGGTGTCAAGACTGCCATTCCTCCCCCCGTGCAGTACCCTATCGCGAGCCAGGATCGTTCTTGGCGATTTACTCAGGGCGTCGTGGAGGTGGGATACGGTGCGTCGGCTAGAAAATTCGCTGGTGTGACTAAAATCTTGAAGAATATGTGA
- a CDS encoding uncharacterized protein (EggNog:ENOG41), whose amino-acid sequence MQAAASTQFLSDDDVEKLFSGAPQYFARSESHFPGAPHPSVAFPFDEELEIRDLTDHVQIEAKAWRGVTVWPHLTRDANHDPEAKQEVEDTRKAHFHVRCCERPNMLSMQGLEKGTMGYQAALELAVSDSLEEEQFGFESLGTKARAVVEARERMLSHDGWLHRLPQGELLDRLRRNGEIYRNNDFGKKPSKETYNDLFHVLMRPNKIPRLTKKTPTAFPTRSVPSSGAWEPPMSGLTCRMSNGVFD is encoded by the coding sequence ATGCAAGCAGCGGCCTCGACCCAATTCCTCAGTGACGATGACGTTGAGAAACTCTTTTCTGGAGCTCCCCAGTATTTCGCCCGCAGCGAGAGCCACTTCCCCGGCGCGCCTCATCCCAGCGTAGCCTTTCCGTTTGACGAGGAATTGGAGATCCGGGATTTGACTGACCATGTCCAAATCGAAGCCAAGGCCTGGCGGGGCGTCACTGTGTGGCCTCACTTGACGAGGGACGCCAACCATGACCCCGAGGCCAAGCAAGAGGTCGAAGATACGCGCAAGGCGCATTTCCATGTGCGGTGCTGTGAGCGACCCAACATGCTGAGCATGCAGGGGCTGGAGAAGGGCACCATGGGCTACCAGGCTGCTCTCGAACTGGCCGTCAGCGACTCACTCGAAGAGGAGCAGTTTGGCTTTGAAAGCCTCGGCACCAAGGCTCGTGCCGTCGTTGAAGCTCGCGAGCGTATGTTGTCTCATGATGGCTGGCTACACCGTCTTCCTCAAGGAGAGCTGCTGGATCGGCTCAGACGCAATGGTGAAATCTACCGCAACAACGATTTTGGCAAGAAGCCTTCGAAAGAAACCTACAACGACCTGTTCCACGTCTTGATGAGACCAAATAAAATCCCCCGGTTGACAAAAAAGACCCCCACAGCCTTCCCAACCAGATCAGTGCCATCCTCAGGTGCATGGGAGCCCCCAATGTCTGGATTGACCTGTCGCATGTCGAATGGCGTGTTCGACTAG
- a CDS encoding uncharacterized protein (EggNog:ENOG41~TransMembrane:7 (o20-44i56-76o82-103i164-184o204-223i243-262o268-291i)): MASLAMSVVDEAAKQLPLHQAISGIFGSISMAAWICVILPQMIVNYRAKSADGLSITFLAVWMIGDVTNLIGGLLTHLAPTAVALAMYFCVADLLLISQCIYYNTVNARRAALAAEENEEAPLLGDRHTTAHRHRHSVSSEDGGKIGPAGDELLERSSWMSNTASLVGVYVAGFIGWYLSYKAGAYKETDPVVFNAAIQASPDLLEKVGIVLGYFSAVCYLCARVPQIIKNYREKSCEGLSILFFMLSLTGNLTYAVSIVAYSQERKYIINTIPWLIGSLGTVVEDGTIFVQFRLYANNRRSTHA, encoded by the exons ATGGCGTCTCTCGCGATGAGCGTCGTGGACGAGGCAGCGAAGCAGCTGCCTCTCCACCAAGCTATATCGGGCATCtttggcagcatcagcatggcAGCATGGATATGCGTCATT CTCCCTCAGATGATTGTCAATTACCGAGCGAAGAGCGCCGACGGGCTAAGCATAACGTTTCTAGCCGTGTGGATGATTGGCGATGTTACAAACTTGATAG GCGGACTCTTGACACACCTGGCGCCAACAGCAGTGGCATTGGCCATGTACTTTTGCGTCGCCGACTTGCTCCTCATCTCGCAATGCATCTACTACAACACGGTCAATGCTCGCCGAGCTGCtctggcggcggaggagaaTGAAGAAGCACCCCTTCTTGGCGACCGACACACGACGgcgcatcgtcatcgtcactcGGTATCGAGCGAGGACGGCGGCAAAATCGGACCcgctggcgatgagctgctggagcgctCTTCGTGGATGTCTAACACGGCCAGCCTGGTTGGCGTGTACGTTGCTGGCTTCATTGGGTGGTATCTCTCTTACAAGGCTGGAGCATACAAGGAGACGGATCCTGTTGTTTTCAACGCCGCGATACAAGCATCGCCAGACCTGCTGGAGAAGGTTGGCATTGTCCTGGGATATTTCAGCGCAGTCTGCTACCTCTG TGCTCGAGTTCCCCAAATCATCAAAAACTACCGCGAAAAGTCCTGCGAAG GCCTTTCCATCCTGTTTTTCATGCTCTCCCTTACTGGAAACCTGACATACGCAGTCAGCATCGTGGCTTACTCCCAAGAGAGGAAATACATCATCAACACGATCCCTTGGCTCATTGGGTCCCTTGGTACTGTTGTCGAAGATGGCACTATTTTCGTGCAATTCAGGCTATACGCCAACAACAGGCGAAGCACACACGCATAA
- a CDS encoding uncharacterized protein (EggNog:ENOG41~TransMembrane:2 (i48-64o76-96i)), translating into MAPNTKDMRRPDLIVPYQEPSVKGDVTDFSSTLSSTLPMAAMFMRNKFVGWIAVVFSIQTWLGESEDSQKSGGTPGYFSVGMSVMALAVTYLPLFIPPPGAKTTPPPPVPLQ; encoded by the exons ATGGCGCCCAACACCAAGGACATGCGACGGCCCGACCTGA TCGTCCCGTATCAGGAACCGAGCGTCAAGGGCGATGTTACGGATTTCTCGTCTACGCTTTCGTCAACGCTGCCTATGGCGGCTATGTTTATGCGAAACAAGTTTGTTGGATG GATTGCGGTCGTGTTTTCTATCCAGACCTGGCTGGGAGAGAGCGAGGATAGCCAGAAGAGCGGTGGCACTCCTGGTTACTTTTCCGTTGGCATGTCAG TCATGGCTTTGGCGGTGACATATCTGCCTTTGTTCATTCCTCCTCCCGGTGCGAAGACGACTCCCCCGCCCCCGGTACCGCTGCAGTAG